GTTCTCCTGACGGACGATAGAAGCGCCGCCGTACATAGGCAGTTACCCATTTCCCAGAAGCCCAGTAAGGAACGGTCACACCGGTTCAATTCTTACCTGAAAGCCGTGTATGGTCTCGTACATATCCTGCATTCTTTGccttccctgtttctctgcatacGAACATAGGGATTATCACCCAGGCATGTCTCGCAGAGAATCGGGAAATCTGATTGCTCCTGCGTCCGCCCCTTGAAGTCGTGCGCAATGCCGaagccgctcttctccagccCCGACATTGTGCTCACTGTCAACACCTCAATCACTAGCAGACAGCTTTGACATAAAGTGGAAAAACCCTTGTCTCTCCACACAAAAAAATGGGGATGCAAACGTGAGAAATGAATTCGTGGCAACGTGGACGAGGTAAAAC
This window of the Toxoplasma gondii ME49 unplaced genomic scaffold asmbl.1570, whole genome shotgun sequence genome carries:
- a CDS encoding RNA binding protein, putative (encoded by transcript TGME49_326000), yielding MSGLEKSGFGIAHDFKGRTQEQSDFPILCETCLGDNPYVRMQRNREGKECRICTRPYTAFRWKPGPKARYKSTVVCQTCSGQASGRSEGRTT